The following proteins are co-located in the Neofelis nebulosa isolate mNeoNeb1 chromosome 18, mNeoNeb1.pri, whole genome shotgun sequence genome:
- the SUMF2 gene encoding inactive C-alpha-formylglycine-generating enzyme 2 isoform X2, whose product MAPSPPLLILLLLLSGPWLELGNGQATSMVQLPGGRFQMGTNSPDGRDGEGPVREVTVKPFAIDVFPVTNKDFREFVREKKYRTEAEKFGWSFVFEDFVSDELRNKVAHRMESVLWWLPVERAFWRQPAGPGSGIRERLELPVVHVSWNDARAYCAWRGKRLPTEEEWEFAARGGLTGQVYPWGNQFQPNRTNLWQGKFPKGDKAEDGFHGVSPVNAFPPQNNYGLYDLMGNVWEWTASPYPATDQDMRVLRGASWIDTADGSANHRARVTTRMGNTPDSASDNLGFRCASSAGRLPGEL is encoded by the exons ATGGCCCCCTCGCCACCGCTGCTGATTCTGCTGCTGCTCCTGTCTGGCCCGTGGCTCGAGCTAG GGAATGGGCAGGCTACTAGCATGGTCCAGCTACCAGGTGGGAGATTCCAGATGGGAACAAATTCACCAGATGGCAGAGATGGTGAAGGGCCTGTCCGGGAGGTGACAGTAAAACCCTTTGCCATTGATGTATTTCCTGTCACCAACAAAGATTTCAG GGAGTTTGTCAGGGAAAAAAAGTACCGGACAGAGGCTGAGAAGTTTGGATGGAGTTTTGTCTTTGAGGACTTCGTCTCGGATGAGCTTAGAAACAAAGTGGCCCATCGGATGGAG TCTGTTCTCTGGTGGCTTCCAGTGGAAAGGGCATTCTGGAGACAG CCTGCAGGTCCTGGCTCTGGCATCCGAGAGAGACTGGAGCTCCCAGTGGTACACGTGAGCTGGAATGACGCTCGTGCCTACTGTGCTTGGAGGGGGAAACGGCTGCCCACCGAGGAAGAGTGGGAGTTTGCTGCCCGAGGGGGCTTGACGG GTCAGGTTTACCCATGGGGAAACCAGTTCCAGCCAAACCGCACCAACCTATGGCAG GGAAAGTTCCCCAAGGGTGACAAAGCTGAGGATGGCTTCCATGGAGTCTCCCCAGTGAATGCTTTCCCCCCACAGAATAACTATG GGCTCTATGACCTCATGGGCAACGTGTGGGAGTGGACGGCATCACCGTACCCGGCCACTGACCAGGACATGCGTGTCCTCCGGGGGGCATCCTGGATCGACACAGCTGATGGCTCCGCCAACCACCGGGCCCGGGTCACCACCAG
- the SUMF2 gene encoding inactive C-alpha-formylglycine-generating enzyme 2 isoform X1 has product MAPSPPLLILLLLLSGPWLELGNGQATSMVQLPGGRFQMGTNSPDGRDGEGPVREVTVKPFAIDVFPVTNKDFRYIREFVREKKYRTEAEKFGWSFVFEDFVSDELRNKVAHRMESVLWWLPVERAFWRQPAGPGSGIRERLELPVVHVSWNDARAYCAWRGKRLPTEEEWEFAARGGLTGQVYPWGNQFQPNRTNLWQGKFPKGDKAEDGFHGVSPVNAFPPQNNYGLYDLMGNVWEWTASPYPATDQDMRVLRGASWIDTADGSANHRARVTTRMGNTPDSASDNLGFRCASSAGRLPGEL; this is encoded by the exons ATGGCCCCCTCGCCACCGCTGCTGATTCTGCTGCTGCTCCTGTCTGGCCCGTGGCTCGAGCTAG GGAATGGGCAGGCTACTAGCATGGTCCAGCTACCAGGTGGGAGATTCCAGATGGGAACAAATTCACCAGATGGCAGAGATGGTGAAGGGCCTGTCCGGGAGGTGACAGTAAAACCCTTTGCCATTGATGTATTTCCTGTCACCAACAAAGATTTCAGGTACATCAG GGAGTTTGTCAGGGAAAAAAAGTACCGGACAGAGGCTGAGAAGTTTGGATGGAGTTTTGTCTTTGAGGACTTCGTCTCGGATGAGCTTAGAAACAAAGTGGCCCATCGGATGGAG TCTGTTCTCTGGTGGCTTCCAGTGGAAAGGGCATTCTGGAGACAG CCTGCAGGTCCTGGCTCTGGCATCCGAGAGAGACTGGAGCTCCCAGTGGTACACGTGAGCTGGAATGACGCTCGTGCCTACTGTGCTTGGAGGGGGAAACGGCTGCCCACCGAGGAAGAGTGGGAGTTTGCTGCCCGAGGGGGCTTGACGG GTCAGGTTTACCCATGGGGAAACCAGTTCCAGCCAAACCGCACCAACCTATGGCAG GGAAAGTTCCCCAAGGGTGACAAAGCTGAGGATGGCTTCCATGGAGTCTCCCCAGTGAATGCTTTCCCCCCACAGAATAACTATG GGCTCTATGACCTCATGGGCAACGTGTGGGAGTGGACGGCATCACCGTACCCGGCCACTGACCAGGACATGCGTGTCCTCCGGGGGGCATCCTGGATCGACACAGCTGATGGCTCCGCCAACCACCGGGCCCGGGTCACCACCAG